One segment of Chionomys nivalis chromosome 3, mChiNiv1.1, whole genome shotgun sequence DNA contains the following:
- the Pomp gene encoding proteasome maturation protein, which produces MNARGLGSQLKDSIPVTELSASGPFESHDVLRKGFSCVKNELLPSHPLELSEKNFQLNQDKMNFSTLRNIQGLFAPLKLQMEFKAVQQVQRLPFLPSSNLSLDILRGNDETIGFEDILNDPSQSELMGEPHLMVEHKLGLL; this is translated from the exons ATG AACGCCAGAGGCCTGGGGTCGCAGCTGAAGGACAGCATTCCAGTTACGGAGCTCTCAGCCAGCGGGCCCTTTGAGAGTCATGATGTTCTCCGGAAAGG GTTTTCTTGTGTGAAAAATGAACTTCTGCCCAGCCATCCTCTTGaattatcagaaaaaaat ttccagcTCAACCAAGACAAGATGAACTTTTCCACCCTGAGGAACATCCAGGGACTGTTTGCTcccctgaagttacagatggaaTTCAAGGCGGTGCAGCAG gtTCAGCGTCTTCCATTCCTTCCAAGCTCAAATCTGTCGCTGGATATTCTGCGGGGCAATGATGAGACCATTGGTTTTGAGGATATTCTTAATG ATCCGTCACAGAGCGAGCTGATGGGCGAGCCACACCTGATGGTGGAACACAAGCTGGGCTTGCTGTGA